From Micromonospora echinospora, one genomic window encodes:
- a CDS encoding glycosyltransferase yields MTRAVLGPATSQTPDGSAAVPQDLGTPGGDRPPRLSVVVPTRDEAENVSLLIDRLVPLVAPLDAEILVVDDSDDDTPAVLARAALDAPLPVRLLHRPAHARTGGLSGAVLLGAGHARGDWILVMDADLQHPPTTAAMLAAVAMRHDVDVVIGTRYAGNGSREGLDGPAREVTSSWATRLVKSLFPRRLATVSDPMSGLFAVRRDALRLDRMNPVGFKVLLELLVRHPAARVAEVAYEMAARHAGQSKASLREGMTFLRHLFRLRGQRLIGQIRTGPRALRERLRELGRLVAFGLVGLSGMVVNTAVLWFCYEPAQLHHLLGAAVATQVSTSWNFLLVDNLIYRRTRRAGLPARAVRFFLLNNVLLLLRLPVLQALVWAGVGVLAANAVTLGALFLLRFLVNDRVIYTADERGRRDPVRMLVAVDGTETVPTPSRRRYQYLKYRYDVAGVVTIGSQIRLPELEFFRAQWVAGADVDIAVRVADVGGRGPQRRAAMTQYAEQSVLRYEEQLGRLGANFRIQLGSPIDIHVGPLLARSPHVVYTNVIEALLRFVMVSRGHMLLHSACVTLDGVGVMLSALTDTGKTATVLRLLRDHGGLFLSDDMTIVRPDGVALCFPKPLTISAHTLRAVQAQDLTPQEWRRLQIQSRLHSKGGRSLALALARFNLPIMGINALTQLLVPPPKYSVDRLVPCRMGTSTRVEELFVIERGAPGISDLDPTETLERMIDNTDDAYGFPPFRYLAPSITIDGQGYTQLREREREILAAFLSTVRGRVVSSDCFGWADEIPRLLREERGELRRAAVPSPVWPRWDAHLAGAGGAV; encoded by the coding sequence ATGACCAGAGCCGTACTCGGCCCGGCCACCAGTCAGACGCCGGACGGTTCCGCGGCGGTGCCGCAGGACCTCGGGACGCCAGGGGGTGACCGGCCACCCCGGCTCAGCGTCGTGGTGCCCACCCGCGACGAGGCGGAGAACGTGTCCCTGTTGATCGACCGGCTCGTCCCGCTGGTCGCTCCGCTCGACGCGGAGATCCTCGTGGTCGACGACAGTGACGACGACACCCCCGCCGTGCTCGCCCGCGCCGCGCTCGACGCCCCACTGCCGGTCCGCCTGCTGCACCGCCCCGCGCACGCGCGGACCGGTGGCCTCAGCGGGGCGGTGCTGCTCGGGGCCGGGCACGCCCGGGGCGACTGGATCCTGGTCATGGACGCCGACCTCCAGCACCCGCCGACGACCGCCGCGATGCTCGCCGCCGTGGCCATGCGCCACGACGTGGACGTGGTGATCGGCACCCGGTACGCCGGCAACGGCTCCCGGGAGGGCCTGGACGGCCCGGCGCGGGAGGTCACCTCGTCCTGGGCGACCCGGCTGGTCAAGAGCCTCTTCCCGCGCCGGCTGGCCACCGTCAGCGACCCGATGAGTGGCCTGTTCGCCGTTCGCCGCGACGCGCTCCGGCTGGACCGGATGAACCCGGTCGGCTTCAAGGTCCTGCTGGAACTGCTGGTCCGCCACCCGGCGGCGCGGGTCGCCGAGGTCGCCTACGAGATGGCGGCCCGGCACGCCGGCCAGTCCAAGGCCTCGCTGCGGGAGGGGATGACCTTCCTGCGCCACCTGTTCCGGCTGCGGGGGCAGCGGCTGATCGGCCAGATCCGGACCGGCCCCCGTGCCCTGCGGGAGCGCCTGCGCGAACTGGGCCGGCTGGTCGCCTTCGGCCTGGTCGGGCTCTCCGGCATGGTGGTCAACACCGCCGTCCTCTGGTTCTGCTACGAACCCGCCCAACTGCACCACCTGCTCGGCGCGGCGGTCGCCACCCAGGTCTCCACCTCGTGGAACTTCCTCCTGGTGGACAACCTGATCTACCGCCGCACCCGCCGGGCCGGGCTGCCCGCCCGTGCCGTCCGCTTCTTCCTGCTCAACAACGTCCTGCTGCTGCTGCGCCTGCCGGTGCTGCAGGCACTGGTCTGGGCGGGGGTCGGGGTGCTCGCCGCGAACGCGGTCACCCTGGGCGCGCTCTTCCTGCTCCGGTTCCTGGTCAACGACCGGGTGATCTACACCGCCGACGAGCGGGGCCGTCGCGACCCGGTACGGATGCTGGTCGCCGTCGACGGGACGGAGACGGTGCCCACCCCGTCGCGCCGCCGCTACCAGTACCTCAAGTACCGCTACGACGTCGCCGGGGTGGTCACCATCGGCTCCCAGATCCGCCTGCCCGAGCTGGAGTTCTTCCGCGCGCAGTGGGTCGCCGGGGCCGACGTGGACATCGCCGTCCGGGTCGCCGACGTGGGCGGACGCGGCCCGCAGCGACGCGCGGCGATGACCCAGTACGCCGAGCAGTCGGTGCTGCGCTACGAGGAACAGCTCGGTCGGCTGGGCGCGAACTTCCGGATCCAGCTCGGGTCACCGATCGACATCCACGTCGGCCCGCTGCTGGCCCGCTCCCCGCACGTGGTCTACACCAACGTCATCGAGGCGCTGCTCCGCTTCGTGATGGTGTCCCGGGGGCACATGCTGCTGCACTCCGCCTGCGTCACCCTCGACGGCGTCGGGGTGATGCTCTCGGCGCTCACCGACACCGGCAAGACCGCCACCGTGCTGCGGCTGCTGCGCGACCACGGCGGGCTCTTCCTCTCCGACGACATGACGATCGTCCGGCCGGACGGCGTCGCGCTCTGCTTCCCCAAACCGCTGACCATCAGCGCGCACACGTTGCGCGCGGTGCAGGCCCAGGACCTCACCCCGCAGGAGTGGCGGCGACTCCAGATCCAGAGCCGGTTGCACTCCAAGGGCGGCCGGTCGCTGGCGCTGGCCCTGGCCCGCTTCAACCTGCCGATCATGGGCATCAACGCGCTCACCCAACTGCTCGTCCCGCCGCCCAAGTACAGCGTCGACCGCCTGGTGCCGTGCCGGATGGGCACCAGCACGCGGGTGGAGGAGCTCTTCGTCATCGAGCGGGGCGCGCCCGGGATCAGCGATCTCGACCCCACGGAAACCCTGGAACGGATGATCGACAACACCGACGACGCGTACGGCTTCCCGCCGTTCCGCTACCTCGCCCCCTCCATCACCATCGACGGGCAGGGCTACACCCAGCTCCGGGAACGGGAGCGGGAGATCCTCGCCGCCTTCCTCTCCACCGTGCGCGGCCGGGTCGTCTCCTCGGACTGCTTCGGGTGGGCCGACGAGATCCCCCGCCTGCTCCGCGAGGAGCGGGGCGAACTCCGCCGGGCCGCCGTACCGTCGCCGGTGTGGCCCCGGTGGGACGCCCACCTGGCCGGTGCCGGGGGCGCCGTGTGA
- a CDS encoding glycosyltransferase codes for MTTLLVASTGGHLAELHDLLPRLGVQDDCVWATFDSPQSRSLLDGAEVIHVPPATSRDLVGAVRDLVAARRVLGGGRFSRVISTGASVAASFFLPALRAGVACHYIESATRTTGPSLTGRMVARLPGTGLYTQYPSWADGRWRYGGSIFDAYVPRESSATRPVSRVVVTLGTQKYGFPRLLERLTRIIPPSAEVLWQVGSTRIPRMPADARPQVPFAEMQQAMREADVVVTHAGVGSALTALRAGQRAIYVPRRRPHGEHVDDHQVEMARELDRRGLVLAREADQVTENDLSLATRWTVSARKEVEPFRWTNQN; via the coding sequence GTGACCACGCTTCTCGTCGCCTCCACCGGGGGCCACCTCGCCGAGCTGCACGACCTCCTGCCCCGGCTCGGCGTGCAGGACGACTGCGTCTGGGCGACCTTCGACTCCCCGCAGAGCCGTTCGCTGCTCGACGGGGCGGAGGTCATCCATGTCCCCCCGGCCACCAGCCGGGACCTGGTCGGCGCGGTACGCGACCTGGTGGCGGCCCGGCGGGTGCTGGGCGGCGGCCGGTTCAGCCGGGTGATCAGCACGGGGGCCAGTGTGGCGGCCTCGTTCTTCCTGCCCGCCCTCCGGGCCGGAGTGGCCTGCCACTACATCGAGAGCGCCACCCGCACGACGGGGCCGTCGCTCACCGGCCGGATGGTCGCCCGGCTGCCGGGGACCGGTCTCTACACCCAGTACCCCTCGTGGGCGGACGGCCGCTGGCGCTACGGCGGCTCCATCTTCGACGCGTACGTCCCCCGGGAGTCGTCCGCCACCCGGCCGGTCTCCCGGGTCGTCGTCACCCTCGGCACCCAGAAGTACGGGTTCCCCCGGCTGCTGGAACGGCTGACCCGGATCATCCCCCCGTCGGCCGAGGTGCTGTGGCAGGTCGGGTCGACGCGGATCCCCCGGATGCCCGCCGACGCCCGCCCGCAGGTGCCCTTCGCCGAGATGCAGCAGGCGATGCGGGAGGCGGACGTGGTGGTCACCCACGCCGGGGTCGGCTCCGCGCTGACCGCGTTACGGGCCGGCCAGCGCGCCATCTACGTGCCCCGTCGTCGACCGCACGGCGAACACGTCGACGACCATCAGGTCGAGATGGCCCGGGAGCTGGACCGCCGTGGTCTCGTCCTGGCCCGGGAGGCGGACCAGGTCACCGAGAACGACCTCTCCCTGGCGACCCGGTGGACGGTCTCCGCCCGTAAGGAGGTGGAGCCGTTCCGATGGACGAACCAGAACTGA
- a CDS encoding glycosyltransferase family 2 protein has translation MTELAPTDQTYPRVTAVIATRDRPGLLERAVQAVLDQDYPGEIECVVVYDHCDIRPLEVRVPERGRTLGYVNNTHRQGLPGGRNTGADVATGELIAFCDDDDLWLPARLSRQVELLRARPDAAAASCGIRLQGPGIAKERQLDRSEVTLDDFLADRVMEVHSSTMLVRRSTWDAIGPVDEEIPGGYGEDYEWLLRVAAHGPVVIAPEVLVVVDWHGGSFFFGRWAVIVEASRYLLAKHPELARSRTGLARIHGQIAFALASGHRRGEALRELVRVVRLNPAEKRVLVTLPVALGLVSGERVLSLAQRRGRGV, from the coding sequence GTGACTGAGCTGGCACCGACCGACCAGACGTACCCGCGGGTGACCGCGGTGATCGCCACCCGGGACCGTCCCGGCCTGCTGGAGCGGGCCGTCCAGGCGGTCCTGGACCAGGACTACCCGGGCGAGATCGAGTGCGTGGTGGTCTACGACCACTGCGACATCCGGCCGCTGGAGGTCCGGGTGCCGGAGCGTGGGCGGACACTGGGGTACGTCAACAACACCCACCGGCAGGGCCTGCCCGGCGGGCGCAACACCGGCGCGGACGTGGCCACCGGCGAGCTGATCGCCTTCTGCGACGACGACGACCTCTGGCTTCCCGCCCGGCTGAGCCGGCAGGTCGAGCTGCTGCGGGCGCGGCCCGACGCGGCGGCGGCGAGCTGCGGCATCCGGTTGCAGGGTCCGGGCATCGCCAAGGAACGCCAGCTCGACCGGAGCGAGGTCACGCTGGACGACTTCCTCGCCGACCGGGTGATGGAGGTGCACTCCAGCACGATGTTGGTCCGGCGCTCCACCTGGGACGCGATCGGCCCGGTCGACGAGGAGATCCCCGGCGGCTACGGCGAGGACTACGAGTGGCTGCTCCGGGTCGCCGCCCACGGGCCGGTGGTGATCGCCCCCGAGGTGCTGGTGGTGGTCGACTGGCACGGCGGGTCGTTCTTCTTCGGACGCTGGGCGGTCATCGTCGAGGCGTCCCGCTACCTGCTCGCCAAGCACCCCGAGCTGGCCCGTAGCCGGACCGGCCTGGCCCGGATCCACGGCCAGATCGCCTTCGCGCTGGCCTCCGGGCACCGCCGGGGGGAGGCGTTGCGCGAGCTGGTCCGGGTGGTCCGGCTCAACCCGGCCGAGAAGCGGGTCCTGGTGACCCTGCCGGTGGCGTTGGGTCTGGTCTCCGGGGAGCGGGTGCTGAGCCTGGCGCAGCGGCGGGGGCGGGGTGTCTGA
- a CDS encoding delta-60 repeat domain-containing protein: MRAGHRRSKLRLYHFILGGRPVSLRTSTRPGRRSAAVRWLAALSVPALVATLGVATPVGAADFTPVASTLTSPNPVDTTPHAQNGDVKAFAEIGDTVYAGGSFTSVKSPGAATWTSRNYLFAYDRATGALKTSFAPVLDGAVHALAVNPDGKLIVGGNFKNVNGVSRKNLVALDPVTGATVGSWVGRSDGGQVRRTIVRGNHLYIAGAFHWVNGTEHSLLARLNATTGAIDPTFQIDASVARTSVELVWGLDVSPDGGTLVAVGNFTLVNGLSRNQVVMVELDGTPTVADWSTQRYVHPCSSASFPFYARDVDFSDDSSYFVIVADGGRVSGAYCDTIARFETDTRGSAIDGTWVNHTGHDSVTSVEVADNVVYVGGHFRWLNNTNGNDSAGPGAIDRFGYGALDPINGMPLVWNPQRTGAPAGTTNWGPIVWELWRGSTGIHAGFDNDGAGGEYHGRMALFPLAGGRVTPAVNAPQTTPGFLYVGGTEGKLTRVPFDGDATLGTSTVVNQPNLTAAGAAFVVHNKLYWSKTDATAPGGSYLGISMFTGGTVGAPWVGSGYNDWFNPATLNGAFYLDGRMYYTKSGQNSLYYRYLEPDGYTVGASEFTVPSQGVSWSSARGLTWVDGRIVYGTALGSLWAVPFDGAAVDGAAATRLDLGLLGTNWSSRTLFYATS; this comes from the coding sequence ATGCGCGCCGGTCACCGGCGCAGCAAGCTACGCCTGTATCACTTCATCCTTGGGGGCCGCCCAGTGTCACTCAGAACGTCAACCCGACCGGGCCGGAGATCGGCCGCGGTCCGCTGGCTCGCCGCGCTCTCCGTGCCGGCACTGGTCGCCACGCTGGGAGTGGCGACCCCGGTCGGGGCCGCCGACTTCACGCCGGTGGCCAGCACCCTCACCTCGCCGAACCCGGTCGACACCACGCCGCACGCCCAGAACGGCGACGTCAAGGCGTTCGCCGAGATCGGCGACACGGTCTACGCGGGCGGCAGCTTCACCTCGGTCAAGAGCCCCGGCGCGGCGACCTGGACGTCCCGCAACTACCTCTTCGCGTACGACCGGGCGACCGGCGCGCTGAAGACCTCGTTCGCGCCGGTGCTGGACGGAGCGGTGCACGCCCTCGCGGTCAACCCGGACGGCAAGCTGATTGTCGGCGGGAACTTCAAGAACGTGAACGGGGTGTCCCGGAAGAACCTGGTCGCCCTGGACCCGGTCACCGGCGCCACGGTGGGCTCCTGGGTCGGTCGCAGTGACGGCGGTCAGGTGCGGCGCACCATCGTCCGGGGCAACCACCTGTACATCGCCGGTGCCTTCCACTGGGTCAACGGCACCGAGCACTCGCTGCTGGCCCGGCTGAACGCCACGACCGGGGCGATCGACCCGACCTTCCAGATCGACGCGTCGGTGGCCCGTACCAGCGTCGAGCTGGTCTGGGGCCTGGACGTGTCGCCGGACGGCGGCACGCTGGTCGCGGTCGGCAACTTCACCCTGGTGAACGGGCTGTCCCGCAACCAGGTGGTGATGGTCGAGCTGGACGGCACCCCGACGGTCGCCGACTGGAGCACCCAGCGTTACGTGCACCCCTGCTCCAGCGCGAGCTTCCCGTTCTACGCCCGGGACGTCGACTTCTCCGACGACAGCAGCTACTTCGTGATCGTCGCGGACGGTGGCCGGGTGAGCGGGGCGTACTGCGACACCATCGCCCGGTTCGAGACCGACACCCGGGGCAGCGCGATCGACGGCACCTGGGTGAACCACACCGGCCACGACTCGGTGACCTCGGTCGAGGTGGCCGACAACGTGGTCTACGTGGGCGGGCACTTCCGTTGGCTGAACAACACCAACGGCAACGACTCGGCCGGTCCGGGCGCGATCGACCGGTTCGGCTACGGCGCGCTCGACCCGATCAACGGCATGCCGCTGGTCTGGAACCCGCAGCGCACCGGCGCGCCGGCGGGCACCACCAACTGGGGTCCGATCGTCTGGGAGCTGTGGCGGGGCAGCACCGGCATCCACGCCGGCTTCGACAACGACGGCGCGGGCGGCGAGTACCACGGCCGGATGGCCCTCTTCCCGCTGGCCGGCGGTCGGGTCACCCCGGCGGTCAACGCGCCGCAGACCACCCCCGGGTTCCTCTACGTCGGCGGCACCGAGGGCAAGCTGACCCGGGTGCCCTTCGACGGCGACGCGACGCTCGGCACGTCGACCGTCGTCAACCAGCCGAACCTGACCGCGGCGGGCGCGGCGTTCGTCGTGCACAACAAGCTCTACTGGTCGAAGACGGACGCGACCGCACCGGGCGGCAGCTACCTCGGGATCTCGATGTTCACCGGCGGTACGGTGGGCGCGCCCTGGGTCGGCAGCGGCTACAACGACTGGTTCAACCCGGCCACCCTGAACGGGGCGTTCTACCTCGACGGGCGGATGTACTACACCAAGTCCGGCCAGAACTCGCTCTACTACCGCTACCTGGAGCCGGACGGCTACACCGTCGGCGCCTCCGAGTTCACCGTCCCCAGCCAGGGTGTGTCCTGGAGTTCGGCGCGGGGGCTGACCTGGGTGGACGGCCGGATCGTGTACGGCACCGCGCTCGGTTCCCTGTGGGCTGTGCCGTTCGACGGGGCGGCTGTGGACGGCGCCGCCGCCACCCGGCTCGACCTCGGCCTGCTCGGCACGAACTGGTCCAGCCGGACGCTGTTCTACGCCACGTCCTGA
- a CDS encoding lipopolysaccharide biosynthesis protein, which produces MSDRTDRAVDGGEVRRGTRNGAVGLVGAAVNGLLGFVLTLVIVRGFGPTGSGAIFTAIGVVTIVGVLCCAGADTALVWALPRRRLGSRGDAARLLPVALVPTLLGSAVVAVVGLALVGPLAQVLFDRPGGDGPALLRLAFATLPLTVAMTMLVAAVRAVRPVTAVVAVQYVLVPLARPLLVAAAVVGGAGVVLGFGGWLLPAALAVLACALMLVGPLGLTSGAVLRPERADWRSFWGFALPRAASATIDASSMWLSVLLTSALAGQADAGVLGGVGRYVLAGLLVMQGLRVAVAPQLSRLLGQGRTVEAAEVYRRTTMMIIMLSWPAYLVLGFFAPGFLSLFGPEFGAGATAMTVLAGAMMVNSGVGIVQTMLLMSGNSGRHLMAAATGLVLNVGLALVLVPRHGVLGAAVAWTVGIVVENLLAARAARAAIGQPLLTGALLKAGAVAGAGTLVLATLGATVAGRGVAGLTLTVVLLVAGCALLLLDRRVRRVVRAAAATLRPAPRDRQDEGSPDRTAVAGSGGTRGMR; this is translated from the coding sequence GTGTCTGACCGTACCGACCGGGCCGTCGACGGGGGAGAGGTCCGGCGCGGCACCCGAAACGGGGCGGTCGGGCTGGTCGGAGCGGCCGTCAACGGCCTGCTCGGCTTCGTGTTGACCCTGGTGATCGTGCGGGGCTTCGGCCCGACCGGTTCCGGGGCGATCTTCACCGCGATCGGCGTCGTGACGATCGTGGGTGTGCTCTGCTGCGCGGGCGCGGACACCGCCCTGGTCTGGGCACTGCCCCGACGGCGGCTGGGCAGCCGGGGCGACGCCGCCCGGCTGCTCCCGGTGGCGCTGGTGCCCACCCTGCTCGGGTCGGCCGTGGTCGCCGTGGTCGGGCTGGCCCTGGTCGGGCCGCTCGCCCAGGTGCTGTTCGACCGCCCCGGCGGCGACGGGCCGGCGCTGCTGCGGCTGGCGTTCGCCACCCTGCCGCTGACCGTGGCGATGACCATGCTGGTGGCGGCGGTCCGCGCGGTCCGTCCGGTGACCGCCGTGGTCGCCGTCCAGTACGTCCTGGTGCCGCTGGCCCGGCCGCTGCTGGTGGCGGCGGCGGTGGTCGGTGGCGCCGGGGTGGTGCTGGGCTTCGGCGGCTGGCTCCTCCCGGCCGCCCTGGCCGTGCTGGCCTGCGCGCTGATGCTGGTCGGCCCGCTCGGACTGACCTCGGGGGCCGTGCTGCGTCCGGAGCGCGCCGACTGGCGGTCGTTCTGGGGTTTCGCGTTGCCCCGGGCCGCGTCGGCGACCATCGACGCGAGCAGCATGTGGCTCAGCGTGCTGCTCACCTCGGCGCTGGCCGGGCAGGCGGACGCCGGTGTGCTCGGCGGGGTCGGCCGGTACGTGCTCGCCGGGCTGCTGGTCATGCAGGGGCTGCGAGTGGCGGTCGCGCCGCAGCTGTCCCGCCTGCTCGGGCAGGGCCGGACGGTCGAGGCCGCCGAGGTCTACCGCCGGACCACCATGATGATCATCATGCTCTCCTGGCCGGCGTACCTCGTGCTCGGCTTCTTCGCCCCGGGTTTCCTGAGCCTGTTCGGGCCGGAGTTCGGCGCGGGCGCGACCGCGATGACCGTGCTGGCCGGCGCGATGATGGTCAACTCCGGGGTCGGGATCGTGCAGACCATGCTGCTGATGAGCGGCAACAGCGGCCGGCACCTGATGGCGGCGGCGACCGGCCTGGTGCTCAACGTCGGTCTCGCCCTGGTCCTGGTGCCCCGGCACGGCGTGCTGGGCGCGGCGGTCGCCTGGACGGTCGGGATCGTGGTGGAGAACCTGCTCGCGGCCCGCGCCGCCCGGGCCGCGATCGGTCAGCCGCTGCTCACCGGCGCGCTGCTGAAGGCCGGCGCGGTGGCCGGCGCGGGCACGCTGGTGCTCGCCACCCTCGGCGCGACGGTGGCCGGCCGGGGCGTCGCCGGGCTGACGCTGACCGTGGTGCTGCTGGTGGCCGGGTGCGCGCTGCTGCTGCTCGACCGGCGGGTCCGGCGGGTGGTCCGGGCGGCTGCGGCGACGCTGCGGCCGGCACCCCGGGACCGGCAGGACGAGGGTTCACCCGACCGGACGGCGGTGGCCGGGTCCGGCGGAACGAGAGGGATGCGATGA
- a CDS encoding sulfotransferase domain-containing protein, producing the protein MTIRDRAKSVLPTGVRTRVRGSLVRYGEWTSDQRPLPDFLITGTKRGGTTSLWRYLLEHPLVPRLFPAWNTKTSHYFEENWGRGETWYRSHFPTERQRRALERKHGGPTRVGEAAPLYMFHPLAPQRVADLLPSVRLIFLLRDPVERAYSHWKERRTEGKEPLEFAEALAREEERTAGERERLVADPTYFSEAYDWYTYRARGRYLEHLEPWLSRFDREQMLFLPSETLYREPAATYARVLEFLGLPPHQLARFEVFNDRRSSAMDAGLRAELAAHFAPHNDALAARLGMEFDWSRP; encoded by the coding sequence ATGACGATCCGGGACCGGGCCAAGAGTGTGCTGCCCACGGGGGTACGGACGCGGGTGCGTGGCTCGCTGGTGCGCTACGGCGAGTGGACCAGCGACCAGCGCCCGCTGCCGGATTTCCTGATCACCGGGACGAAGCGGGGCGGGACCACCTCGCTCTGGCGGTACCTGCTGGAGCATCCCCTGGTGCCCCGGCTCTTCCCGGCGTGGAACACCAAGACCTCGCACTACTTCGAGGAGAACTGGGGCCGGGGCGAGACGTGGTACCGCTCGCACTTCCCGACCGAGCGGCAGCGCCGGGCTCTGGAACGCAAGCACGGCGGGCCGACCCGGGTGGGCGAGGCCGCGCCGCTGTACATGTTCCATCCGCTCGCCCCGCAGCGGGTCGCCGACCTGCTGCCCTCGGTACGGCTGATCTTCCTGCTCCGGGATCCGGTGGAGCGGGCGTACTCGCACTGGAAGGAACGGCGCACCGAGGGGAAGGAGCCGCTGGAGTTCGCCGAGGCACTGGCCCGGGAGGAGGAGCGGACGGCCGGCGAGCGGGAGCGGCTGGTAGCCGACCCGACGTACTTCAGCGAGGCGTACGACTGGTACACCTACCGGGCCCGGGGCCGCTACCTGGAGCACCTCGAACCCTGGCTGTCCCGCTTCGACCGGGAGCAGATGCTGTTCCTGCCCAGCGAGACGCTGTACCGGGAGCCGGCCGCCACGTACGCCCGGGTGCTGGAATTCCTCGGCCTGCCGCCGCACCAGCTCGCCCGGTTCGAGGTCTTCAACGACCGCCGGAGCAGCGCGATGGACGCCGGGCTGCGGGCGGAGCTGGCCGCGCACTTCGCGCCGCACAACGACGCGCTCGCCGCGCGGCTGGGCATGGAGTTCGACTGGTCGCGCCCGTGA
- a CDS encoding glycosyltransferase family 39 protein encodes MSATGTSPTTPPGQRVGTLPAPRAGADPAGVDRPAPRHRALAVGLLTAIAALAAVVRAWQLDALGFNSDEAVYAGQAASLAGNPRYADLFPVFRAHPMLFQALLSPFFRAGEADVAGRVVVVVLGVATVLAVYPLGARLYGRRVGLIAALLLAVMPYHVVVTRQVLLDGPMVLFATLTLYCLVRFVQTQRLPWYLATAAMLGLTMLTKETSVVLAGGVYAFLALTPMVRRPIRATLVALPVLAAIFAVHPLSQALAGRSSTGRNYLVWQLFRRPNHPMDFYLDNVPTAVGPLVLAAALGGLWWARRRRSWRETLLLSWIAVPVVFFQLWPVKGFQYLLPVAVPVVLLAARALVTLPVPTRLPTLRAWPRRARPATPAAQTPAEPLPAGADRPDPRAARLVPAVRLAAVAVVAVSLLWPAWNTVNHAGRTTFLAGSGGVPGGREAGRWLAAHTPEGSVILTVGPSMANIVRYYGSRQSYGLSVSPNPLHRNPSYTPLQNPDASMRANDLHYVVWDSFSARRSTYFSERLLTLVRRYHGRVVHTEYVDGPDRTPVPVIIIYEVRP; translated from the coding sequence GTGAGCGCCACCGGCACCTCTCCGACGACCCCACCCGGGCAGCGGGTCGGAACGCTGCCGGCCCCCCGCGCCGGCGCCGACCCGGCCGGCGTGGACCGACCGGCCCCCCGTCACCGGGCGCTCGCGGTCGGCCTGCTCACCGCGATCGCCGCGCTCGCCGCCGTCGTCCGGGCCTGGCAGCTCGACGCGCTCGGCTTCAACAGCGACGAGGCCGTGTACGCCGGGCAGGCCGCGTCGCTGGCCGGCAACCCCCGGTACGCCGACCTCTTCCCCGTTTTCCGCGCCCACCCGATGCTCTTCCAGGCGCTGCTGTCGCCGTTCTTCCGGGCCGGCGAGGCGGACGTCGCCGGGCGGGTGGTGGTGGTCGTCCTCGGCGTCGCCACCGTGCTCGCGGTCTACCCGCTCGGCGCGCGCCTCTACGGCCGGCGGGTCGGGCTGATCGCCGCGCTCCTGCTGGCGGTCATGCCGTACCACGTGGTGGTCACCCGGCAGGTCCTCCTCGACGGGCCGATGGTCCTCTTCGCGACGCTGACCCTCTACTGCCTGGTCCGGTTCGTGCAGACGCAGCGCCTGCCCTGGTACCTCGCGACCGCCGCGATGCTCGGCCTGACCATGCTCACCAAGGAGACCAGCGTCGTCCTCGCCGGCGGCGTCTACGCCTTCCTCGCGTTGACCCCGATGGTGCGCCGGCCGATCCGGGCCACGCTGGTCGCGCTGCCGGTGCTCGCCGCGATCTTCGCGGTCCACCCGCTCTCCCAGGCCCTCGCCGGGCGCAGCAGCACCGGCCGCAACTACCTGGTCTGGCAGCTCTTCCGTCGCCCGAACCACCCGATGGACTTCTACCTGGACAACGTCCCGACGGCGGTCGGGCCACTCGTGCTGGCGGCGGCGCTCGGCGGCCTCTGGTGGGCGCGCCGACGCCGGTCCTGGCGGGAGACCCTGCTGCTGTCCTGGATCGCGGTGCCCGTGGTGTTCTTCCAGCTCTGGCCGGTCAAGGGCTTCCAGTACCTGCTTCCCGTCGCGGTGCCGGTGGTGCTGCTCGCCGCCCGCGCCCTGGTGACCCTGCCGGTGCCCACCCGACTGCCCACGCTCCGGGCCTGGCCCCGACGCGCCCGCCCGGCGACCCCCGCCGCGCAGACGCCGGCAGAGCCGCTGCCCGCTGGTGCCGACCGGCCGGACCCACGCGCGGCCCGACTGGTCCCGGCGGTCCGGCTGGCGGCCGTCGCCGTGGTCGCGGTCAGCCTTCTCTGGCCGGCCTGGAACACGGTCAACCACGCCGGACGGACCACCTTCCTCGCCGGCTCCGGCGGGGTGCCCGGTGGCCGGGAGGCCGGCCGCTGGCTGGCGGCCCACACCCCGGAGGGCTCGGTCATCCTGACCGTCGGCCCGTCGATGGCGAACATCGTCCGCTACTACGGCAGCCGGCAGAGCTACGGGTTGTCGGTGAGCCCGAATCCCCTGCACCGCAACCCGTCCTACACGCCGTTGCAGAACCCGGACGCGTCGATGCGCGCCAACGACCTGCACTACGTCGTCTGGGACTCGTTCTCCGCCCGACGCTCGACGTACTTCTCCGAGCGGCTGCTGACCCTGGTCCGCCGGTACCACGGCCGGGTGGTGCACACCGAGTACGTCGACGGCCCCGACCGGACCCCGGTTCCCGTGATCATCATCTACGAGGTGCGCCCATGA